One Sphingomonas endolithica DNA segment encodes these proteins:
- a CDS encoding TetR/AcrR family transcriptional regulator, with amino-acid sequence MTIDEIAEAADVGRMTVFNHFPRKEDMFFDREQEGHDLAFDAIRSRAPSTSPIQALGALAHQMVEQRLKAFPLFTDTRRFVETAQASEALKARARQMRDDFVRALAGVLAEGVGRSADDPEAALAAALIAATWSIAFTRAHTELSDTGNVEAAKDIFLRLIDRGVVGTHAALEGTPLLEVV; translated from the coding sequence GTGACGATCGACGAGATCGCGGAAGCAGCCGACGTCGGACGCATGACGGTGTTCAACCATTTCCCGCGCAAGGAGGACATGTTCTTCGACCGCGAACAGGAGGGGCATGATCTGGCGTTCGACGCCATCCGATCGCGCGCACCCAGCACATCGCCGATCCAGGCACTGGGGGCGCTTGCGCACCAGATGGTCGAACAGCGCCTGAAGGCTTTCCCGCTGTTCACGGACACGCGAAGGTTCGTCGAGACGGCGCAGGCCAGCGAGGCGTTGAAAGCTCGGGCGCGGCAGATGCGCGACGACTTCGTGCGCGCGTTGGCCGGCGTGTTGGCAGAGGGGGTGGGCCGCTCCGCTGATGATCCCGAGGCCGCCCTTGCAGCGGCACTGATCGCCGCGACATGGAGTATCGCGTTTACGCGGGCGCACACCGAACTGAGTGACACCGGCAACGTCGAGGCGGCAAAAGACATCTTCTTGCGCCTGATCGACCGGGGGGTTGTGGGTACGCATGCTGCATTGGAAGGAACGCCGTTACTAGAGGTCGTTTGA